In the Methanobacterium formicicum genome, GTCTATAGGATTAGGAGTTATTATTGGAGTTATATCTGGAAAAGGGATGATCAAAATCATCAACAACATTAAACTCCATGTAGATGGACTTTACCCAGTATTCACCATAGCCTTGGCCTTTTTAACCTTCTCCGTCAGTCATTTCCTCGGAGGTAATGGATTTTTAAGTGTTTATATCGCTGCCCTTATACTGGGAAACAGTTATTTTGAAAACAAAGATATTCAGTTACAGTTTTTCGATGGTATGGCCCTCCTAATGCAGATAATAATGTTCCTGGCCCTGGGATTACTGGTTTTCCCCTCCCAGATCATTCCGGTAATGGGTATTGGGCTGGTAATTTCATTCTTCCTCATGCTGGTAGCCCGGCCCCTGGCGGTTTTTCTATGCCTTACACCATTTAAAGTCCCTTTAAAGGACAAGACCTTTGTTTCGTGGGTGGGTATCCGGGGTGCAGTACCCATTATATTTGCCACCTACCCCATAGTATCCAGTATCAGTGGGGGACAGATGATCTTCAACCTGGTCTTCTTCATCACCATAACCTCCGCCCTACTACAGGGATCCACCATCAATGTACTAGCCCAATACCTGGGTCTGACTAGCAATAAAACGAAAGAATGAACCTTTAATAAAAAAGGAATGAACCTTTACAAAAAAAAAGAATAACTGGGGAAAAACTTCACTGTCGGATTATACTTCGCATCTTACTCTGTAGCTCAGCATACTCCTCTTCCAGTTCATACCGGAATAAGGACGAAGTTTCATTTCCCTGACGTAGCAGCCTTATTTCTTCCAGTATTTGCAGTATCTTCAAACGCAAATCCTGCACATCCTTATATTTCCCGGAAATTCCATTCTTAATGGCTGATAATTGACCATTATCATTATGAGATTGGTGTTCCACGGAATTAACTGTCTGGTTATAGGTGGTGTTGTATGAATCCAGGGCATAGATAGGCAGGGTGGAAATTAAAACCACGGCTACGCAGATCAATATTGTTTTTTTCCAACCTTTATCACCTCCTCCTGTTGAGTACATAATAATTGACATTGGTTTAAAAATATTTATTCCAACTTTAGGCCCATATTTCACCAGTTAATGCCCTAAAAAGGTTGTAAAACTGATAATTAATAATTAATAATCATTACAGTAACTAAAAGATCATACTACTGCAGGCTTAAGTGGGGGATGACTCCAATACACGTACCTAATAAATTTATATGTTAAAATATCCATAATTCCATAATAACATACTTTTATAATGTAACAATTCAGGGTTT is a window encoding:
- a CDS encoding potassium/proton antiporter; the protein is MISEQIILIGALLLFISIIISKTSHRLGIPSLLVFLFIGMLAGSEGIGGIYFDDPVVAQFIGIVALVFILFSGGLDTKWTDVKPVLWKGVTLSTAGVVITTLTVGLFINWITGFSLTESLLMGAIVSSTDAAAVFSIFRSQKCGLKNKLEQLLELESGTNDPMAYFMTTTLIFLILNPTTSIGSMVLLLIQSIGLGVIIGVISGKGMIKIINNIKLHVDGLYPVFTIALAFLTFSVSHFLGGNGFLSVYIAALILGNSYFENKDIQLQFFDGMALLMQIIMFLALGLLVFPSQIIPVMGIGLVISFFLMLVARPLAVFLCLTPFKVPLKDKTFVSWVGIRGAVPIIFATYPIVSSISGGQMIFNLVFFITITSALLQGSTINVLAQYLGLTSNKTKE